ACCCTGGAGGGAGACTGTCAGAGGCCTCAAGTGACAGGTTAAGGGGCCCAGGGAGCCACTGGAGGGTGTGAAGCTATCTGAGCTGAGAACAAGAGGGACCAAGGGCAGGGAGCCCAGTGTAGGGAGCTAGTCTCAGTCTGGAGAGAATTAGATCTTGGGCCTagtctgctgggggagggggtctgaGGACAGCTGGGGAGCTGAGGGGTCTACCAGGGGCAGGACATAGGGGCTGCCCCAAGCAGTAGCCACTACAGTGGCACCTGTGATCGGCTGGCCCCAAAGCCACCCAGCCAGCTTGGGGACAGCGAACTGGTTTTCCCAGCAGGGATGAGCTCACAGGGATCTGGTTCCCTCTGAGCCACCCCAGCTTCGGCTCTCTCGTGCCCTCCCCCTACATCTGGGCCTGGCTTTGGTTTCTGGCACAGCTGCCAAGTTTTGGTACCGCCCACCCACTCCCCGCTGGCTATACTGGCCAGCCCAGCTCCCTAATTGCTGGGTGGGGAGCTGTTCTGCAGAGCTGGGACACCAAAAGGTGGACCCCAGCCACTGTGGGGCACGTGGGCACCCAGCCTGACCAGCTCCAGGCCCTGGGGGTGACTCAGTCTTCAGGCTAGCACTGAGCTCTGGAGGGCCCTTTGGAGGAACCATTGACCCAGAAATCTCGATTAGAAGGGGTGTGTGAAATGGGTATCAAGGCCTGTCATGGACAGGCCAGCCTAACCCAAGTGTCCCTGCTTTCCCTCTCCAGGCAGAGGACCTGGGCTCAGGGGTGAGCCCAGATGGGTCTCAGCTAGGCCCAGGGGTCTGCCCTGGCCACAGGCTCCAGCCAAGCCTGGCCAGTGCTAAAAGGGGCTGAGACTGGTGGGAAAGAATGCAACAGAGGGAGGGACCAGGAAGCAGCCCTCCAGGCCTCCAACCCAGGAACCCCAAACACACCCCCTTAGACACACCCACCACCCACAGCACATCTCTACTATACACACCTGACACTCACACAGACATAAACACACCACCCCCACGGCAGACAACACACACCCTGCTCTCTGCCCTAAAAAGGCGGGGCACACTGGCTCACACTCCACAGCTGCATCCAAACCCCTGCACAGCGACTCCACTCCACTTGTTGGGGCCTGAGGGGGCCGCCAGGCGTGGCCAGGGAAGGAGCTGATCACAGCCATAGGGAACAAACTGGGGGTCTCTGCAGAGATCTCAGACGTGGCCACTGCCCCACCATGACTGGGCCTGGGAGGGAGACATCTGTGTGCTGGCTCCACGGTGGCAGGAAGCACATCTAATTCAACCCTGACCCCCCCATGCCCTGACAGCCTAACACAGCACCAGGCAGGCAGGAAGCGCTCCATGCATGGCAGCAGTTACACGGATGCATCTGTAAGGACACCAAACTCCAGAGCAAGGGCTAGGGAGATGCCTCTTGCACAGCCAGACACTGGTTCTGTGCTCCAGATCACCCACCCAGGAGGGAGCAATGAGCCAGAGGGGAAGCCAGATGTCTGAGAGGGCAAGGATGGGAGTGGGTTTTAGGGGCCAAGGACCAGCCTTGGCTAAGAGCAAGGGTCACGGAGCCAAATGCAGGGCCAGGGATGGGGGGGCTTCCTCCCAGGAAAGAACTTTCCAGAATACAAATCAGATCATATCTCACTCCTGCTCAAGAGTACCCCATGGCCCCCCATGCCTACAGGGAAATGTCCACATTCCCTGCGGTTCTGTGGTAAAGGGCTGTGGTTCTGGCCCTTTACCAAGCTTTCTCTGCCTCATCTCCCGCACCTTCCCAGGGCCCTCATCCCAACGGAGGGAGGGGTGCACAAGCCAGAGAGAAAGGTGGGAGGTATGttctgggaggggcagggcccctCCTGGAGGCTTAAGGTTCTCCAGCAGAAGCTGTGTTAGGCCGGCCCCGCATCCAGCTGGGCCTGGGAACCTGGGGCCCAGCCTTTCCAAAAAGAGGACGTCGTTTCATGTTATAGCAATACCTTGGCTGACTTGCCTTCTGAAAAGTCTCACTGATGCTAAAGAGAGGAATTTCATCCCACATGGCAGCTAAGGATTCCTCCAGTCCCCAACGTGCATGTCCAGCAGCTGCACACAGAGGCACAAGGCATACCCTCCCCACTGACCATGAACATGGTGGAGCTACAGCCTGGGACAACAGCCCTAACCCTGACCATCCACGATCCTCTGGACTCAGGTCAGGGACAGGCCCAACATCATCACCTGGTGCCTCCTCgtagaaaatgtgattttattctgGGGAGGCCAATGTTCccatcccagcctccctccctcacactggCCCTTTTGCATCACAGGGCTCTTCACTCCCAAACCTCCTTTCCTGGGCCACACCTACttcagggagcagggctgggctctGCCTGGGCATTCCTCAGCCAGTGGGGCCTTGCCCTGGCTCCTGCTGCTGGCACCCATCCAGCCCACAGTCCCACTGGATCCCTCCTCTCAGCGACAGGCCAGCCTCCATCTTTGGCTGGTCACAGCAGATTCTGCCCCAGACCAATGTAAGGAAGGAGCTGGCCGTCTCAGTGGGCTTGTGCAAGCCATCTTCTGACAGTGCTTCTGCTGTCAGCTCACTCCGCTGGCCTCAGATCTTGGAGGACTCAAGCCGAGGGCTCCAGGGCGCGAGGGGCTCCCGCAGTGCCCGCAGCTCCTGTTCCAGCACCTGGTTGCGGTGGTACATGTCCATGTAGCCCCCCTGGATCTCCCGCTGGTAGCGCAGCACCCGCTCCTTCTCCTCCTGCCATATCCGCCGCTCCTGCTCAAAGCGCAGCGCCTGCTCCTGGCCCCGGAGCCGCTCCTTCAGCAGCTCAGCCCGCAGCTGCTCGGCACCATCGCCGGCCTCACcgcctcctgcctcccccagcaGCCCCCTGCTCTTGCAGTCATCGGTCTCACAGCTGCCTGGGGCCTCCTCCCGAGGGGCCTGCTCCTGCAGGCTCCGCACAGCCTCTCGCAGCTGGGCCAGCTCTGCGTCCTGGGCCTGGGCTTGCACCCGGCTGCCCCGAAGTTGCGTCTTCAGGCTGAAGATCTCAGCAAGCTTCTGTGCCAGCTCAGCCTGGGCCTCCCGCAGCTGCTGCTTCAGGAGGCTAATCTCTGCTGTCTTCTGGCACACCTGAAGAGGGACAGGGATGGGCAAGAGCCAAGCAAAGCAGGGTAAGGGGGGACCAGTTGGAAGGCAGCTAGAGGATGAGATGACAGTAATGAGGGCAGGAGTTTCTGAATGCCTAGTCTCTCACCTCCCATCGGGCTTCTTCCTCTGATCGGGCACTGGGATCGGCCTCTGGGCCCAGGCCCTGCTGTGCCTGTAGCTCCTTGCGTAGGCGCCGTTGCTCCTGCTGGGCCATGAACAGCTGTAGCTGGAGGTTGCGCTCACTACGCTCGGCCTTCTGGGTCACCTCGTGCAACTGCTCCACGTATAGGCGCTTCAGCTCAGACAGCCACAGATGCTGGCGCTCCTCCAGCACCTGCCAAGAGGAAGAGGCACCTGCCATGCCCTGATATCCACACACGGCCCTGCCTCCCGGACACCGACTGCCTGCACTCCCATGGCTGGCCCACAGATCCAACACTCCAGCTGCTTCTAACATCCTGTGCCCCAACACCACAGGGTCCAGGGTCCAATGCTCTGGCCACACGTGTGCCCTAACCCACGATGTCCTCCAGAGGTGAAGTGTCCTCAACACATGGCCCTCCCAgggagtctccctcccacccaactCCCAGCAAGGACCACCAATGCCATGACATCCCCACCACGTGGGGCTTGGGGAGAGGAGCCAAATCACCTCTCTCTTCCTTATTCTCTTGTGCACAGAGCCATGTGGGAGAGCTGGCTGGTGACCTTCTGTTTGCCCTGTACTCTAATGCCAAGGGACAGAACAGCACACCAAGGCAGGGGCTGCTCTCACCTGTGTGAAGGGGTTGGTGCCATTCTCATCACTGAGGCCCCTCTTGAGCTCCTCGCAGGTGGCGGGCAGCACGGCCACCATGTCCTCCGCAGTAGGGCAGGAGAACTCGTAGGGGGGTGGTGGTTCGGGCAAGCAGCTCAGCACAGCCTCCTTGGGACCCCGTGAGGCCCGGTCCAGGGAGCCCCCAAGGTGGTTAATGTGGCCCAGGGAGGAGCAGAAGGGGCCGGGGCCGGTGCTGGGACTGCGGCCAAAGCTGCCTCCGCTGGAGGAGTCGGACAGACTGGGCTCAGGCTCGGGGCCACCTTCATCCAGGCTGAGGGCATGCAGCAGCTGGGCAcgggcctgggcctggctggcCCGGGGCCCCGGGCTCAGGGGAGGGTGGCAGGCCAGCGTGTGCAGGCTGCCATTGCTGCGCCACAGCTTCTGACCCTTGTGGGCCGCCAGGCTCTGCATGGACAGGAAGCCTTTCCCGGTGCCCACTGTCGGCTTGAATACTGATGGGCGAATGTGGCACTGCCAGGAAGAGAGGGCAGGAATGAGACCCTGGGCTGActgctctgctctgccctccGATGCTCCCTCCCGCAGCCCCCTGGGAATCCTCTTTGAGAACATGGGGGACATGTCACCAGGAGGCAGTGACCAAGTCTCAAGCCTGCCCATAGCAACActttcatgggacttccctggtggcgcagtggttaagactctgcgctccgaTGCAAGGggccccagttcaatccctggtcagggaactagatcccacatgcatgctgcaactaaggaggccacctgccataactaaggagcccatgtgccgcaactaaggagcccacttgccgcaactaagacccagtgcaaccaaataaatatatattaaaaaaaaaatttccgcatgttattaaaaaaaaaaaaagactttcacaTCCCATCCCAGCATCAGGGTCTCCAAGGAAGCCCCCATCCCCACACTACCACAGTAGGGAGGGGCATGGCAGAGGCACACCTTGTCAAAACGACCCCGCTCAGGCAGCGAAGTCTTGCTGAAGTCACCGGCCCGAGGATGTTCCTGGTAGTAGAGGGTGGCATAGTCGGCAGGCTCGTTCCGAGGGGCCCGCTTGGTGGTCCTGCTGTCCTTCTTGGGGAGGTGCAGGTAGCTGAAGAGCTCGCGCTGGCCCAAGCTTTTCCGGAACAGCCCATCAGGCTGGCGGGAGCCCCGAGACCCTGAGAGTGCTGCCCGTAGCTCTTCAGGGGAAATGTCCTGCCGTTCCAACAGGCTGCCCACGTTGCCCATGGCAATGccagcagggcctggggctgtGGCCATGAAGTTTCACCAGGGCACAGGCGGCTGCTTCTGGGGGTCGGGAGTCTCCATCAGAGCAGGTAGGCGCTTGCTGCCCAACTCCCCTGATGCCCTAAAACCAAGTGCTTGCTCTGTGTCAGCTCCCCACCTGGCCCACCCAGGAGTGGCAGATGTGGGTTCCAGAGAGAATCCAGGACAGGATTCCTAGAGAAAGGAGTAGAGGTCCCAAGGCCACCTGTCTAGTGCTCCAGCTCTGACTAGGGGCCAGGGTATGACTGGGGTCACGGGGGACCAGGACCTGAAGCAGCAGGATAGGGGCCCCTCCCAGGACTGGGCCAGCTGAGGACTCCATCGCTGTCTGCTCTAACTTTGTTCATTCTCTTGCCAGGCACCTAATGTTGTGGGTGGGCAGAGGGCACCAGGGAACCAGGGCTGGTGGCCTCAGAATTTCCATTCCTTCTTCCCTTGGGAGGGGGAAAACCCCATTCAACCCCTCTTCCTGCAGAGGGTCAGAGTTTTCCCAAGGGAAACACCTGGCACGGGTGGGGTTGGGGGCTACCGCACGAGGGATACAAACAGGAAGGGCCCGAGGGGAAGAACGGTGGGAACAATGGCCACAAGTTCCGGAACAGGTGTCCATGTTGGTGCAGTGGTGCgaggcagggggaaggggcagCTGGGGCCCCTGCCAGCCCCTGTATATGCTGCACCTCCAAAGCCCACCACCAGGCAGCGGGACCCAAATCCTGACCCAATGTGTGGAACCAATCAGTGTGTGGGCTCTGGCTTCCTCATCTGGACAATGGCCATGACAACTCTTATCACTCAGGGATGCTGGGAGGACTGGCTAAGATTAGAGGACAAAACGCCCAGTCCAGGGCCTGGCCTACAGCCAGGATCAACACAGGCTGTCTGAAGCTGAGCTTAGCTGGTAGACACGTGAATGCCGCCAGCAAGTTCCCGAGCGACCAGGTCTCCCACCTGTGCTGGGACCACACTGCGGAGGGCAGGGCCTGTCCCTAGTGCCCCGCTGGATCCAggccagcacctggcacacagtaggtgctcagaaaggACTTGCCAAGTGAATGAATGCCACCTTCTCTGCCTCCCACTCAGCTGTTCCCATTCACGGACAGACACCCAGCAGGCACAATGCAGCTGCCagtccaccccccccccccgccccccgccctgccccacaACTCAATATGCTTCCGGGACACTGACTCCTGCTCCAAACAATGGTTAGGAGGTTCCATCTTCCTCAACCATTTCCAGGTTTTGTGTTTGTAGAACACAAAGCTCACAGGGagcgggaaggagggaggggggtggaAGGGCACAGCCCTGCCCCCACACCCTGTGGCCCTCAATCTCACCCCGGGCAAAAGCAACCTTCCCAACCCTCCCCTACCAGCCCCCAGACAGCTCAACCTCTCTGGGGGTGTCACAAGCCACACAGGGTTAAGAGAGTCACCCAGATAAGGAATGACAGGTGCTGAGCACCTACAGTGACATGGCCCTGCGTAGGGGTTTCACGAAGCCCTGGCATATGGTTAACTATCTGGTTTTTTACGTAAGGGCACTGGGGGCTCCGAAAGgtgaagtggcttgcccaaggtcacagagctggtcaGAGTGAGGATGCCTGTGATTCTAGTAACACGACTGCCAAATGTCTAGTGGGAACCCAGGATGTCACCCACAGCCCAAGAGTTGGAATTGAAGCATCTTACCCCCGAATCTGACACCCCCTCACCATGACAAGCCCACCCAGCAACAGACACCGCTGTGTCGGACAGCCCACTGAACTCCTGTCACTGCTTCTTGGGGAGGTAGACAGCAGAGAATCTGGTCTCCAGCGCACTCTCACACCATCTCTCCATGGGGCACCTCCCTTcgccatgcctcagtttccccacctttCCCCAAAGTGGGAAAGACTCTACCTGCCCTGCCATCCTTATAGGGTTGCTGTGACAGTCACAGAGATGGGGAGGTGAAAGGGCTTGTGAACTGTAAACCTGGTGAGAGCATGGTGGCTGGGATGGTGGCAGTGGTGCCAAATATGCCCACTTTATCCCAAACACACAGTGCCTCATGTTCTGCTGGCCAGAGCCTCATTTCCTACCTTAGGGAGCAATAACCAACACTCCATAATCCCCACGAAGGGTCTCAGGTCCAGGCGAGAGGCAGCCATGGGCCAAAACagcacatacaccacacacacacagcagtccAGTCAGTGCCACCAGCGGCACATTAAGTTCCTCCGTTAGAGGACACAGAGAGGATCCAACAGCAGACACAGTCACGCTCAAGGTCATCCACACAGCACTGATCACCTTCCagacacacacataacacacgAATACATACTGTCCTCCCTAGCCCCAAGGCTGCTAGATGTAGgggagtgtatgtgtgtgtgtgcgcgcgcgcacacacacacacacacacacacacgaccggCTTTTCTCCACAAGTGAGTTGAGCAATTTGAAATAACTATGGAGCTAGATGGAGGGGCAAAAATAGCCCTTCCCTTTGTCTTTCCCTAAggcccccaccctccaccctccacccctcctaGATAACTTCTCCGGCTATATTATTAGCTCCCCCAGTAGGGCCAAGGCCCCTGGCTTTTGGGAGGCTCCACCCTGCCCAGGTCTCAGTCTGGGGACAGTCCTTTTTCCTAAAGGAGTCCATccacctcccctgcctcccccacacccccaatACACACATGCCTTCCCATTGCTTGGAAGCCCAGGGACTGGTCCACTCAGGCCAGAGCAGCTGTGCAGGAGAGGatgtgtggggggaggagggagggagagacagcaaGTGCCTTGCAGCCTCTCTGGGACCGCCAGAGCGAAAAACAGGGCCTCCTCATCCAAGTGCCTGGGCTTCCCCGCCCAGAACTCATTACGTGCCTGGGGACCAGAGCTCTGCACAGAGCTgaacctcaccaccaccaccccaccgccCCGCCAGCAAGGTTTCGGCTGGGCCACATAGGTCCTA
This genomic interval from Phocoena sinus isolate mPhoSin1 chromosome 3, mPhoSin1.pri, whole genome shotgun sequence contains the following:
- the N4BP3 gene encoding NEDD4-binding protein 3 codes for the protein MATAPGPAGIAMGNVGSLLERQDISPEELRAALSGSRGSRQPDGLFRKSLGQRELFSYLHLPKKDSRTTKRAPRNEPADYATLYYQEHPRAGDFSKTSLPERGRFDKCHIRPSVFKPTVGTGKGFLSMQSLAAHKGQKLWRSNGSLHTLACHPPLSPGPRASQAQARAQLLHALSLDEGGPEPEPSLSDSSSGGSFGRSPSTGPGPFCSSLGHINHLGGSLDRASRGPKEAVLSCLPEPPPPYEFSCPTAEDMVAVLPATCEELKRGLSDENGTNPFTQVLEERQHLWLSELKRLYVEQLHEVTQKAERSERNLQLQLFMAQQEQRRLRKELQAQQGLGPEADPSARSEEEARWEVCQKTAEISLLKQQLREAQAELAQKLAEIFSLKTQLRGSRVQAQAQDAELAQLREAVRSLQEQAPREEAPGSCETDDCKSRGLLGEAGGGEAGDGAEQLRAELLKERLRGQEQALRFEQERRIWQEEKERVLRYQREIQGGYMDMYHRNQVLEQELRALREPLAPWSPRLESSKI